One part of the Amaranthus tricolor cultivar Red isolate AtriRed21 chromosome 16, ASM2621246v1, whole genome shotgun sequence genome encodes these proteins:
- the LOC130802717 gene encoding uncharacterized protein LOC130802717: protein MAHWCAENAAKAYLKTVKMGKRGKEPDVAEFISALAGGNNAKLMVEVCGSIAGPTTLGLIAAAHQTGGRVVCILPGPKEVHLSKSELSSYINQVEFVTGDPLTLLSNRFKGANFVTVDCNINGHDVIFKTAEKDGIHNAGGAIVVGYNAQNKVSLGGHFLPIGEGLQISKVPKYKGFKECYAYGINGKRSKWIVKVDKCTGEEHVFRVACPHRKVVHA from the exons atggcgCATTGGTGTGCAGAAAATGCTGCTAAAGCTTACCTTAAAACCGTAAAAATG GGCAAAAGAGGTAAAGAGCCTGATGTAGCAGAGTTTATATCAGCATTAGCAGGAGGAAACAATGCTAAACTCATGGTGGAAGTTTGTGGCTCAATTGCAGGCCCAACTACCTTGGGATTGATAGCTGCGGCCCATCAAACTGGTGGGCGGGTTGTATGCATTTTACCCGGCCCAAAAGAAGTCCATTTGTCCAAATCTGAGTTGTCAAGTTACATAAATCAAGTTGAGTTTGTAACAGGAGATCCACTAACCTTATTGAGTAATCGATTCAAGGGAGCTAATTTTGTCACCGTTGATTGTAATATCAACGGTCATGATGTGATATTCAAAACTGCTGAGAAGGATGGGATCCATAATGCAGGTGGTGCAATTGTTGTAGGGTACAATGCTCAAAATAAAGTGTCCTTAGGAGGACACTTCTTACCTATTGGAGAAGGGCTGCAAATTAGTAAAGTACCTAAATACAAAGGTTTTAAGGAATGTTATGCATATGGGATTAACGGAAAGAGGAGCAAATGGATAGTAAAAGTTGATAAATGTACAGGAGAAGAGCATGTTTTTAGGGTCGCTTGTCCTCACCGAAAGGTTGTACATGCTTAG